The Rhizoctonia solani chromosome 13, complete sequence nucleotide sequence GTGCACCAGGTGCCGGATTACGATTACAGGCTACCAGGAAGTTAGCTATCAAAGTCTTCGGTACCATCGAAAAAGAGACGAAAAAGAAGGTATGCAGCGATTAAATGATGCTCCATCTACGGACAAAAATGATAGAACCCCCACCCGAAGAACTTCGTTAATCTTGCGTCCGGAGCTGTGTGTTGGTACCGACATCTGCTCTTACTCGGTCCTTATTTTTCGACTTTGATGAATGCGGTACATTGTGTCTCGCTGCGCAAGGCACACTGGCCACGGAAATTTGAGGATGGTCAAAATGCTATATACTCTCTTTGGAAATTGGCTTTTCTATTGGTGCTCTAAATTTGATTTGAATGAAATTCCTTTGCACCCCGGTCTGAAGAAGCAACACAAGCAACAAGGATGAACTACCGTTTCTACTCATACGGGTATGTATTGGGTGATAGATAGTCTGTCCCGGCGGCCGGCCACATGGTCAGAAGCTCCAAACCTACGTTGATCAACCCGGCAGGGTGCAAAAAGAAGACAAACATCAGCGCGAAGCGCGCGTTTCGGCCTCGAATAGTATCCACTGTAGAGTTCAGATAGGCATTACTACATAGCCTTCATCCTCTTAATTGCTGCGGGTACACTAGGTCGTATATAAATCCTCCGTTGCAACGCAAAGTCGAATAACTTACTCTACCGCCCAGTTCGTTATCCACCCAACTAAATCGTTATCGTTATGGACATGTTACCGACTACTCCCGTCTCCGCTGCGATTTCAGCGACCGCTCTCTGGGTTCTCGTCCGCTGCTTACAAATGTTATACAAGGCCATAAATACGGAGCTCATCAATATATTATATTCTCAGAAGAGTATGTAGAGCTACCATTCAAGTTCTGATTTTTTTCTGATCCGCATACATTAGAACAAAGTGGAAAGGGATACTTCCAGGCAAAACCAATGTACCAGGAGTCGTCTATGGGAATAATCGAGTTTTTAATGCGAAATATAGCGGTACGTTTCATGTCTTCTACCATGAAATTCGAGCTAACATCAAGGAAAAACCTAGAATTTTTGCGCGCAGGAAaggatgcatatatgcaagtgGCAGTGGATAACTCGCGACCTAATATTTATATCGCTGATCCTCAAGCTATCAAGGTACGAACGCGACCATAATCCTCTGGCTATTTCTGACTGAacagtaaatgcgcagagtATTACGATGCAGAAGCAGCGCTTTACAAAAGACCTTGAGAAGGTTGGGGAGGTAGTCGGAATGTATGGGCACAACCTGGCGTCCGTTGAAGGGGACGATTGGAAGAGGCACCGCAGGGAAACTCAGCGCGCCTTCAACGAGGTGAGAATTTTTGCCTCCAGAAATGAAAAGGTCACTAACCAAGTCTTCACTTTACAGAAAAACATTCGCATGGTCTGGTCAGAGACTGAGGGAGTTATGAATAGCTTATTCGAAGtttgggacaaactcaaCACTACCGAAGTTCGCATCAGTGATGTGCCTGACATGACGGAAATGGTCAGTTCAATTCCCCGTAACTTGAGATATTTATCTTACAGTCGTCAAAAGTTGGCCCTGCTGGTAATTTCAGCGGCTGGATTTGGTCGTCGTGTGAATTGGGATCCAGCTGATGATAAGACTCCCGAAGGACGGAAAATGTCGTTCTCTACCGCACTCCGTACAGTTTCAGGGAATCTCATTACCAGGTAAACTGTCTTTTAACTCCTATCACCTTGGTATTCGTTCTAACTAGCCTGTAAACGTAGGTTGCTTATCCCTAATTGGGCTAAGGATCTTACGAAGACAACTAGAACTATCACAACTGCGTTTTCCGAGTTTGGTAATTATCTCAGTGAAATGACTGCGGCCCGTCGCATAGGAAAAGAAATTGACGGCAGTGAGCTGCAAGAAGCTCCTCACGCACAAGTTGCGTCTGATAGCTTGTTCAACATACTCCTCTCAGCAAGCGATGCAGATTCTGGAAAAGGTCAAAAGCTGAGCGACCGGGATGTTGCCGGTGAGTATATACTAGTTTATTGTGACTTATCATAGTTTTAATCAGTATATCATAGGCAATGCGTTCCTTTTCCTCTTTGCTGGCCATGAGACTACTGCGCATACATTGTCGTTTTGTCTTGGACTCTTAGCTCTATACCCTGAGGTCCAGCAAGAAGTGTACGAACAAATAAAGCAAGTCATAGGAACTCGTGATAAACTCGTGAGCCACACGGTTGCTAATCTGAGCGTCACTCACACTCGACCCAGGAATACTCCGACATGAACGACATCAACCTTGTAGAATGTGTACTTTGGGAAGCGTTGCGCTTGTACCCAGTCGTATGTACCTCATCCAAACTCAATTGACGAACCAAACTAAAGGAGGTAATTAGGTGACACAAGCACCTAAAATTGCTACAGAGGACTCTGTTATAAGTATTGCTCGTAATGGTCCCGGAGCGACCGAAAACACGCGTGAAGATTTCTTTATTCCCAAAGGCGCGAATATTTGGCTCTCCTTTACTGCTGTTCACTACAATCGTAGGTTTTATTTCATCTTCCATCCGCGCCTTAAGCTCATTCTGGATATAGCTACACACTGGTCTGAGCCCGAGAAATTTCGTCCAAAGAGATTCCTAGAGCCTTACAACAAGGATGCTTTCCTTGCGTTCTCAATCGGTCCCCGCTCCTGTCTTGGACGCAAGTGAGTACTTCGTCTTTCGACATACCTAAAGAATATATTTTACCAGCAATTTCCTGGAACACTTGCAGGTTTGCAGAGACTGAGTCCATCGTTGCGCTGGCTATGTTACTCGCGAGGTACGAGGTCGGTATTGATGACGAGAGATTTCCCAATATTCCCGGAGAGAGCAAATTGGTGGGGCTTCCTCTTTCTTGCGGGTTGACTAATTATACTTACCAATAACTTGACCTAGGAACGTGAGGCTCGTCTTCTTGATCCTATCCAAACTATCACTCTGGTTCCAGCCAGACTCCCTCTAGTTTTTAAACGCCGCCTTTAAGTGACTCATCACCACCATAACCCCCCGCCTGTGCGGCCTAACCTTTTTCCAAGAATTACTCTCTATGCTCGCGGACATCTCATTTTCCCCACGAAATTATATCTTTCATTCAACACATGCGTCTTCATTAATTGTATATCAGCGACTATGTTATTCGGGTTAGTTTATACTCATTTCGTACTAATGGTCCACATATTCACAAGTTAGCTTTGCTTGGGCGGAGTTTCTTCCGAGGCAAATTGACGGCAATACCCAATTAGATACAAGGCATTTGATCATGTGCATTCCAAGTATAGTGAATATCAGGTATTCTTATCAGTTATAACAGAGGTGTGACGCATGTAGGACTGCTCAGCCCCTGCTTGCACAATTGTAGAGTCCACGACCCGTTTATCCTCCGGTTACCTTTGAATCCTTGCAGGCCCCAAAAAATTACCTACGAGACATAAGTATTTTTGTCATGCTTTGGTGTTTAAAATAATCTCTGTGTGGCTACCTCAACGCCGATAAATGCACAAAAACATTTTTATGAATTGTAATTTTGGTTGTAGGGAGAATTCGTAGGCAATAGTGGTTTTTCGTGGTGCTGGCAGCGAGTGTTGCATATAGCAAATTGTGGTTGGGCCCGGCCTGGATAATTACAAACCTGCAGCGTGCCGGAAGGGCGATGTCGGCACGTTGCGGCGAACATATGCCAAGAACTCATTGCAGATATCCCAATGGGGCCCGGTTTTGCAATAGGAAGTAACATTTTATTTGCAAAATACATGGTGTCAAGTCCCATAGACAATGTCCGGGGCCCATTGCGCGTTACGCGTAGCATCTCAGAATACGAAACCACTCCTATATGCGCGGGATTATGCAGTATAGTACATGTAATAACTGAGTCCCCAAGCACAGCTAAGGCGATTGTGGACGAAGATTTGGTGTTCGTAACCAAGGTCCTACTCATTGGCATTACGTTCTCCTCGTATATATATACTCTGAATATGTGCACAACACTCACCAAGCTATCCAAGAGACTACCATATCTTCATTTCCTACCTACCTTATCAGGCTATCCATATTGTTTCCCACTTCTTATCCTAGTACTTCAATTCTGGCATGACAAACACTTGTGAGGCCAGCGCCACAGTTGGGCAGGTGAGAGAGTCGCTATGACTGGTAATCGAGCGCCTTACACGTTGGTAGGGGAATCCTTGGTACACTAGACGACCTGGTTGGATCACTTCGGGAATATTTGTCATAATCGTGAGTTTCTCTCGTTGTATGGTGCAGAATAGATTCCAATTTTATCATAGATATCGGCCATAACTTCATAAGCGTCGCCCGACATGCTAGGTTTGTGTGGCACAGTTTTACAAAACTAGAAACATTGGCCAAATTGACTTTGACTGTAACAGAAACTATCGTGCGCCAAAAGAACAGCGTCAAATCGTGAGTCTTTTTGTGTAGTTCCTGGGGTTGGAGCGCTCACAGTCTATCAGCGGATACTGTACATGCCTTTCGTTTATGGAGTCGTTAATTGGCTGGCTTATCGTTTTATTCATCAATATGTGTGAGTACCTGCCGTACATCTAGCTAGAACTTATTTCTAATCTCCATTTTTAGGTATTTGTCCCTGATCTACGTTGGTGAGCCCCGCTAGGCTCACACTATTGTACAATGCTCATTACAATCCAGTCTACGAGGTTTTTGCACTAGCTGCTTTCTTGTAAGTGTGACATTCTTTTGTACTCCGATCGGGTTGTGAAGCGTGTTGTTATAGGTATCTTATGATTGAATATGTCTCGAATGCCGCTGCAACCAATTCGCTTGAGGAAGCATTAGTGAAGAAAGACAAGGCTAGGTTGCCTGCTCCTGTGGGTAACTTAGAACGACACATAGGCATGACATGCAGCTCATACGTTCACAGTGGTGCTGTTTCCGTTACAGACCGACTAAATCATACTTTATACACATGGTCAAAGTTTGTTCTCTCTTCTTGTCTTATAGAAAGCCTCTGGTTGACACTCGCTCTAATCTACAGTGGCTTGTGCTTCAATTCATTATAATTAGGCCGATTGTCTCGGTTATATCGATTACATTACACGCTCTGGGCGTACTGTGTCCATCGAAAATGAATCCTAAATATCCCAACCTCTGGCTGACCATAATCGATCTCTTGAGTATGATGTATGTGAATGGCTTGAACAAATCAATCATAATTACTGATACAATCTTGGATAGGACCGCTATGTACGGCCTGGTGAGCCAGCTCACCCTCAGCCATCTGTATTTTCTCACTATTTATCGCAGCTTCTGTTTTATAACCTCACCAGAAAAGAAATTGAAGGGCACCGGCCGCTGCTAAAGTTCTTGATTATTAAAGGAATCGTAGCTCTCACCGTCATCCAG carries:
- a CDS encoding cytochrome P450 family protein, which codes for MLPTTPVSAAISATALWVLVRCLQMLYKAINTELINILYSQKKQSGKGYFQAKPMYQESSMGIIEFLMRNIAVRFMSSTMKFELTSRKNLEFLRAGKDAYMQVAVDNSRPNIYIADPQAIKSITMQKQRFTKDLEKVGEVVGMYGHNLASVEGDDWKRHRRETQRAFNEKNIRMVWSETEGVMNSLFEVWDKLNTTEVRISDVPDMTEMLALLVISAAGFGRRVNWDPADDKTPEGRKMSFSTALRTVSGNLITRLLIPNWAKDLTKTTRTITTAFSEFGNYLSEMTAARRIGKEIDGSELQEAPHAQVASDSLFNILLSASDADSGKGQKLSDRDVAGNAFLFLFAGHETTAHTLSFCLGLLALYPEVQQEVYEQIKQVIGTRDKLEYSDMNDINLVECVLWEALRLYPVVTQAPKIATEDSVISIARNGPGATENTREDFFIPKGANIWLSFTAVHYNPTHWSEPEKFRPKRFLEPYNKDAFLAFSIGPRSCLGRKFAETESIVALAMLLARYEVGIDDERFPNIPGESKLEREARLLDPIQTITLVPARLPLVFKRRL